From a single Fusobacterium ulcerans ATCC 49185 genomic region:
- a CDS encoding GNAT family N-acetyltransferase yields the protein MNLLIKNVASDFKDMKILESLNNEAFPKEERMELHEMIQLISQNTIEVTAVYDNDTFIGFYVLSIQRSTAYILFFAIEGSKRRLGYGSKVLALMKKQYVNCQIVLDMEIIDKEAENIEQRKSRKKFYLHNGYYETGFFLNYNNLIMEVLCTDVKLDINNFQALLNNLKLKKISFVLTKMDLK from the coding sequence ATGAATTTATTAATTAAAAATGTTGCTTCTGATTTTAAAGATATGAAAATACTTGAAAGTTTAAATAATGAGGCATTCCCAAAAGAAGAACGTATGGAACTTCATGAAATGATACAGTTAATTTCCCAAAATACAATTGAAGTAACTGCTGTTTATGATAATGATACTTTTATTGGTTTTTATGTTCTATCTATTCAAAGATCTACTGCTTATATACTTTTTTTTGCAATAGAGGGTTCTAAACGCAGATTGGGCTATGGAAGTAAGGTATTGGCATTGATGAAAAAACAGTATGTCAATTGTCAGATTGTTTTAGATATGGAGATTATTGATAAAGAAGCAGAAAATATTGAACAAAGGAAATCTCGTAAAAAATTTTATCTTCATAATGGTTATTATGAAACAGGCTTCTTTCTAAACTATAACAATTTAATAATGGAAGTATTGTGTACTGATGTAAAGTTAGATATAAATAACTTTCAGGCACTATTAAATAACCTGAAATTAAAAAAAATATCATTTGTATTAACTAAAATGGATTTAAAATAA
- a CDS encoding AI-2E family transporter — protein sequence MLQKIIQRKCFIINIAYIIVIVILILLTIFTAKLFMPFWIALFISTILQPIIHLLKEKLGLKKKGLSTIILFLFYLSLGSGFIFGMIEITNLLEDIFQSFPHYYKNTIAPVLNSLGNYIIQICSFIPNEFHPNMAELQMSIVSWVENLVFSISQYGLIFLGSMANQLTSSFLSILMTILLSYFIVIQYDIVVSFLKYQLPNKVHTFYIEISPLLKNSVIKYLKASLILIFITFIELAIGLSIIKVNNPIGIALGIALFDALPVLGTGGIMIPWAVIELLNKNYFLASGLFILYIVITIIRRVLEAKILSIQLNINPIVVLLAVLIGYELLGVLGMISFPIISYILTILHDTKKIKLYNNLPK from the coding sequence ATGCTACAAAAAATTATACAGCGTAAATGCTTTATCATAAATATTGCTTATATTATTGTTATTGTCATACTCATATTACTGACAATTTTTACAGCAAAATTATTTATGCCTTTTTGGATTGCTCTATTTATTTCTACTATATTGCAACCAATTATACATTTATTAAAAGAAAAATTAGGACTAAAAAAGAAAGGATTATCCACAATCATACTATTTCTTTTTTATTTATCACTAGGGAGTGGTTTCATATTTGGTATGATAGAAATTACAAATTTACTAGAAGATATTTTTCAAAGTTTCCCTCATTATTATAAAAATACTATTGCACCAGTACTTAACTCTTTAGGTAATTATATTATCCAGATATGTTCTTTCATACCAAATGAATTTCATCCAAATATGGCAGAGTTACAAATGAGTATAGTATCATGGGTAGAAAACTTAGTATTTTCAATTTCACAATATGGTCTTATTTTTTTAGGTAGTATGGCTAACCAGTTAACTTCTAGCTTTTTATCTATTTTAATGACTATACTACTTTCATATTTTATAGTGATTCAGTATGACATTGTAGTTTCTTTTTTGAAATACCAATTACCTAATAAGGTTCATACATTTTACATAGAGATAAGTCCCTTATTAAAAAACTCTGTAATAAAATACCTTAAGGCATCTTTAATCTTAATTTTTATTACATTCATTGAACTGGCAATAGGACTTAGTATTATAAAAGTAAATAATCCAATTGGAATTGCTTTAGGAATTGCTTTATTTGATGCTCTACCTGTTTTGGGAACTGGTGGTATTATGATACCATGGGCAGTTATTGAACTACTAAACAAAAACTATTTTTTAGCTAGTGGACTTTTCATCCTTTATATTGTAATTACTATCATACGTAGGGTATTAGAAGCAAAAATTTTAAGTATACAGCTTAATATTAATCCTATTGTTGTATTACTTGCTGTTTTAATTGGGTATGAGCTGTTAGGAGTTTTAGGAATGATTTCATTTCCAATTATTAGCTATATTTTAACAATACTCCATGATACCAAAAAAATTAAATTATATAATAATCTTCCTAAATAA